One window of Trichoderma breve strain T069 chromosome 3, whole genome shotgun sequence genomic DNA carries:
- a CDS encoding short chain dehydrogenase domain-containing protein, translating to MASAVLSKKIWFITGASSGLGLNMALSALRAGHRVIGTGRNIEKASSEHPEFTKLGGQWLQLDVAQPDAEQTIRGLVAQEEQRLGKEKESAHWVVVNNAGSTLIGAVEDMSDNQIQQYLQANLLGVVRVWKALLPTLRRNRTGTLISISSIFGFAPRPEQMIYSAAKATTESLTESYATLLEPHGIRTMIIEPGGFRTPFPGNNSKADGGISEDYKKPIQAWIDFIGEASKDLTLVNGDPAKFGDRVVDAVESQGLFESIWAQHDKSKALRVQLGSDCYGLYGQTLSGLQKGYERMAEVAKSTDV from the coding sequence ATGGCATCCGCTGTCTTATCCAAGAAAATATGGTTCATCACGGGCGCCTCCTCGGGCCTTGGCCTCAACATGGCCCTGAGCGCCCTCCGTGCTGGTCATCGTGTCATTGGCACAGGCCGAAATATTGAAAAGGCTTCTTCTGAACACCCAGAATTCACCAAACTTGGCGGCCAATGGCTCCAGCTGGACGTTGCCCAGCCCGATGCTGAGCAGACCATACGAGGGCTAGTCgcgcaagaagagcagcggctcggcaaggagaaggagtcGGCCCACTGGGTTGTTGTGAACAATGCTGGAAGCACTTTGATTGGAGCGGTAGAAGATATGAGCGATAATCAGATCCAGCAGTACTTGCAGGCTAACCTGCTGGGTGTTGTCCGCGTGTGGAAAGCTTTGCTGCCGACTCTACGTCGCAACAGAACGGGTACCCTCATCAGCATATCAtccatctttggcttcgCACCCCGACCAGAGCAAATGATCTACAGCGCTGCAAAGGCGACGACTGAGTCTCTGACCGAGTCCTATGCTACTCTGCTAGAGCCGCATGGCATTAGGACTATGATTATTGAGCCTGGAGGGTTTAGAACTCCTTTCCCGGGCAACAACTCCAAGGCAGATGGCGGCATTTCAGAAGACTACAAGAAGCCAATCCAAGCTTGGATAGATTTTATTGGCGAGGCGTCGAAAGACTTGACTTTGGTGAATGGAGATCCAGCCAAGTTCGGTGACAGGGtagttgatgctgttgagagCCAGGGCCTCTTTGAGAGCATCTGGGCCCAACATGACAAGAGCAAAGCCCTGAGAGTCCAACTAGGGTCAGATTGTTATGGATTATATGGACAGACGCTTAGCGGTTTGCAGAAAGGGTATGAGAGGATGGCTGAAGTGGCAAAGTCGACGGATGTATGA